The Apostichopus japonicus isolate 1M-3 chromosome 20, ASM3797524v1, whole genome shotgun sequence genome contains a region encoding:
- the LOC139961448 gene encoding uncharacterized protein, which yields MGGQSQGNWFSSGYYGHFRSKSRSDFTNRYRQESKPFPPQKFVRQIQDRPSQHNFSHHDNRFSFLNTVTSFQDGLGKKKVSNRNSSKFRPDFISWVPHAKEINSSGPLVSIYRETHKGNDTSALSQTLTESVKRYNTTPTREHKVISLQSPYTDPDDYDTSPLETTYRVTHQHSQPNPCMNTNMNTGLVESDQIPTEVTNRYINPKVASIYDVPRRLTRRSRVSSAPVTRSSVAQCMVWHDCENEILPAVVLRPKTAMAALPPMGDTLNEREGRPVQEIIAADEG from the exons ATGGGAGGACAATCCCAAGGCAATTGG TTTTCCAGTGGATACTATGGCCATTTTCGCAGTAAATCAAGAAGTGACTTTACAAATCGATACAGACAAGAATCTAAACCATTTCCACCACAAAAGTTTGTGAGGCAGATACAG GATCGGCCATCTCAGCACAATTTTTCTCACCATGATAATAGGTTTTCGTTCCTCaacacagtgacgtcatttcaAGAC gGGCTTGGTAAGAAGAAAGTCAGTAACAGAAACTCCAGTAAATTTAGACCTGATTTCATATCGTGGGTACCTCATGCCAAAGAGATCAACAGCTCTGGTCCGCTGGTATCCATCTACAGGGAAACTCATAAAGGTAATGATACGTCAGCTCTTTCACAAACACTCACCGAAAGTGTAAAGAGGTACAACACAACTCCGACACGTGAACATAAAGTAATCAGTCTGCAGTCACCTTATACTGATCCAGATGATTATGACACTTCACCTCTTGAAACAACCTATCGCGTAACTCATCAACATTCACAACCTAATCCCTGCATGAACACCAATATGAACACGGGGTTGGTAGAGAGCGACCAGATTCCGACGGAAGTGACAAACCGCTATATTAATCCAAAAGTCGCCTCAATTTACGACGTCCCTCGTAGACTCACTCGACGATCTAGAGTTTCTTCTGCTCCTGTCACGAGATCCAGCGTGGCCCAGTGCATGGTTTGGCATGACTGCGAGAATGAGATACTACCTGCAGTTGTGCTGAGACCGAAGACAGCGATGGCTGCTTTACCTCCTATGGGCGACACACTCAATGAGCGGGAGGGTCGGCCAGTGCAAGAAATCATCGCTGCAGATGAAGGCTGA
- the LOC139961482 gene encoding uncharacterized protein: MMRRYMVGSLETDDVGLKSSQSLRNSEQTSSQMENSQCSSFDLFSQMMSQQQGYNSQPSEASQVAQKYYTKFTSKPSLFRNTGGKEVTALSDKPGLTRQRSFQDLQEFQKQKIRDKEERDLICTLISLLKESTDEIKSVVEKLQTDVQTQISSASVKTEEALRKTSQCFQDYTKDIFQEVINKLTVYQTTSQMENKLQEKEAVVETLRSELENARATRYDEIKQILQKTSSEHHKANIEEVNKILDDSCNSWKLDQQHFLDEFCNTAATKLEEKLEDGFRKVAQEWNKDLVQIAQVAGASTSESQNISVSRGQVSPYHLSRGHAGSRLSNSKPHQYLPPAIPIPHHNAPLTAVHGTAASNQASLKPTMPSVPSRDGRVLQSTLNLMTQEVYVNGQTRSKCHFTSNQNHNALPEQRTEFGSPSLSQQSVTQPTLRTPFARWGSKGPSPVATVAPLVKETIQQVIPRGGQSSVAPSKQDIRRKGKRNNYLPPQRRSARLKERKVGGKQYPAAACYSQERKSQTQKRDAYSHGYMTKMKRKSQSQLNFEMARSSQRRAVQKDFYGLNNDEQVIQVPRRPMEMTGYVHFGENHNTSCHEPVFGAPVVTYNRSGKRSGNQMKEVFQTVPQFVSNYGSDSDNSSTEGTFLSAQHQGVSSSQDLFIDAIEDQQINTSDEEEEEFSPCFLRNVKDNHCTDARVTNEVTRAVKKKRTLWGPATPQKRDLITFLTGAIGRKRHVV; the protein is encoded by the exons ATGATGCGAAGATATATGGTTGGTTCTTTGGAGACAGATGATGTTGGTCTCAAGTCCAGTCAGAGTCTCAGGAATTCAGAGCAAACATCATCCCAGATGGAGAATTCACAATGCAGCTCTTTTGATCTGTTCTCTCAGATGATGTCTCAACAGCAGGGATACAACTCTCAGCCTAGTGAG GCTTCACAAGTTGCACAGAAGTACTACACAAAGTTTACCTCTAAACCATCCTTATTCAGGAATACAGGAGGGAAGGAAGTGACAGCACTTAGTGACAAGCCTGGGTTAACAAGACAAAGAAGTTTTCAGGATCTTCAGGAATTTCAGAAGCAAAAAATCAGAGACAAAGAAGAACG gGACCTTATATGCACTCTTATCAGTCTTCTCAAAGAAAGCACAGATGAAATCAAGAGTGTAGTGGAGAAACTGCAAACTGATGTGCAGACACAAATATCAAGTGCTTCTGTGAAGACGGAAGAGGCCCTCAGAAAAA CCTCCCAGTGCTTTCAGGATTACACTAAAGATATCTTTCAGGAAGTCATTAACAAACTGACTGtttaccagacaactagccaaatggaaaataaacttCAAGAG AAAGAAGCAGTTGTTGAGACTCTACGATCTGAGCTTGAAAATGCCAGAGCCACAAGATATGATGAAATCAAACAAATTCTCCAAAAGACTTCTTCAGAGCATCACAAAGCAAACATAGAGGAGGTTAATAAGATCCTGGATGACTCTTGTAACAGCTGGAAGCTGGATCAACAACATTTTCTAGATGAGTTCTGTAATACCGCTGCTACAAAGTTGGAAGAGAAACTGGAAGATGGTTTCCGGAAGGTTGCTCAGGAGTGGAATAAGGATTTAGTCCAAATTGCTCAAGTCGCGGGTGCATCCACAAGTGAATCCCAGAATATCTCCGTCAGTCGTGGACAGGTATCACCATATCACTTATCTCGGGGCCATGCTGGTAGCAGACTTTCAAACTCCAAGCCTCATCAGTATTTACCACCTGCTATCCCAATACCACATCACAATGCACCATTGACTGCTGTTCACGGTACAGCTGCCTCTAATCAAGCCTCCCTTAAACCAACTATGCCTTCTGTGCCATCCAGGGATGGTAGAGTACTGCAAAGTACACTCAATCTCATGACACAGGAAGTTTATGTTAACGGACAAACAAGATCAAAATGTCATTTCACTTCAAATCAAAATCACAATGCCCTTCCTGAGCAAAGAACAGAATTTGGCAGTCCCTCTCTTTCTCAGCAGTCTGTGACCCAGCCGACACTGCGAACTCCCTTCGCAAGATGGGGTAGCAAAGGACCATCCCCCGTTGCAACCGTAGCCCCGCTAGTAAAGGAAACTATTCAACAAGTGATTCCTAGGGGTGGCCAGTCATCTGTGGCACCAAGCAAGCAGGATataagaagaaaaggaaagagaaaTAATTACTTACCTCCACAACGAAGATCAGCGAGACTGAAAGAGAGAAAGGTTGGTGGAAAACAATATCCAGCAGCCGCTTGCTACTCACAAGAACGTAAAAGTCAGACCCAGAAAAGAGATGCTTATTCACATGGATATATGACCAAGATGAAGCGTAAATCACAAAGTCAGTTAAATTTTGAGATGGCACGTTCTTCCCAACGACGAGCTGTCCAGAAGGATTTTTATGGTTTGAATAATGATGAACAAGTCATCCAGGTTCCAAGAAGACCAATGGAAATGACTGGATACGTTCACTTTGGTGAGAATCACAATACATCATGTCACGAACCTGTGTTTGGAGCACCAGTAGTGACGTACAATAGATCAGGAAAAAGAAGCGGAAATCAAATGAAGGAGGTTTTTCAAACAG TGCCACAGTTTGTTTCTAACTATGGATCAGACAGTGACAACTCTTCAACGGAGGGAACTTTCCTCTCTGCACAACATCAGGGAGTCTCATCATCTCAAG atCTTTTCATCGATGCTATCGAGGACCAACAGATAAACACATCAgatgaggaggaagaagaaTTCAGCCCATGTTTTCTCCGCAACGTTAAGGACAACCACTGCACAGATGCAAGG GTGACAAATGAAGTTACACGGGCTGTGAAGAAAAAGAGGACTCTGTGGGGGCCAGCAACTCCTCAGAAGAGGGACCTCATCACTTTCCTAACAGGTGCCATAGGAAGAAAGAGACATGTTGTTTGA